A window from Plasmodium gaboni strain SY75 chromosome 9, whole genome shotgun sequence encodes these proteins:
- a CDS encoding exported protein (PHISTc) gives MIGQISSSLKFQRTKISAEGKDSFNCRKACSSNREMRKEKSPIMFFSSYSRLSIFGLLCIFLLNFYIYNGNCNIIEEGKNCHKRKLSELIDLKNGFLRRDGNKTNVKDASTQTDTVSESNNVVDDYNSYNEFNIKDELEDIFKSIGLSSFHEKYYDLTKQWSDEKIEEIMNSLVDIPNKLDLLTIWMQVRGSEKLKMHNMSYGLRILYKELINKYNIPMESCTHIWLNSYYDITNSHLYKEHENNINFLDLTTKEILTREDFIDFIKETKNKFNKLRNELRETISKDLIDKLTPRQVE, from the exons ATGATAGGTCAGATTTCATCAAGTTTGAAATTCCAGAGGACCAAAATTAGTGCTGAGGGTAAGGATTCATTTAATTGTAGAAAAGCTTGTTCTTCTAACAGAGAGATGAGGAAGGAAAAGAGTCCCATTATGTTTTTTTCCTCTTATTCGAGATTATCAATTTTTGGTCTGTTATGTATATTCTTGTTG aatttttatatatataatggTAATTGTAATATAATAGAAGAAGGCAAGAATTGTCATAAAAGAAAGTTGTCTGAATTAATAGACTTAAAAAATGGTTTCTTAAGACGTGATGGAAATAAAACTAATGTAAAAGATGCATCAACTCAAACAGATACTGTATCTGAGAGTAATAATGTAGTAGATGattataattcatataatgaatttaatattaaagatgaattagaagatatatttaaaagtaTAGGGTTATCTTCTTTCCATGagaaatattatgatttaACAAAACAGTGGAGTGATGAAAAAATTGAAGAGATTATGAATTCTTTAGTGGATATTCCAAATAAATTGGATTTGCTTACTATATGGATGCAAGTTCGAGGTAGTGAGAAATTGAAGATGCATAATATGTCATATGGtttaagaatattatataaagaattaattaataaatataatataccAATGGAATCATGCACACATATATGGCTTAATTcttattatgatataaCCAATAgtcatttatataaagaacatgaaaataatattaatttcCTTGACTTAACTACTAAAGAAATATTGACGCGTGAAGATTTTATAGACTTTATTAAAGAGACgaaaaataaattcaaCAAATTAAGAAATGAATTGAGAGAAACTATAAGTAAAGATTTAATAGACAAGTTAACACCTAGACAAGTGgaataa
- a CDS encoding putative lysophospholipase, with protein MVANDLWEEPNEPVTRVDGTPRLDSFFNKDGLLLRTYSWTVKKAVGIIVLLHGLNAHVRLQFLKQNVEVVSNDEVILKDIDNYYVYKDSWIEKLNDNGFSVYGIDLQGHGKSDGWNNLRANINFFDDLIYDVMQYIEKINEDISLEYKNESNMNVSNIDSSNTDSSYNNINNDDNEKPPIYLMGLSLGGNIALRTLEILGKTYDYEKYNIKGCISLAGMISIEELQSNCSYKYRYFLVPFSKLISSCFPSFRLPQNFNFQKFPYVNDLINYDTYRHDKWITIKFGRQILRSIKNLNNDMKYIPKDIPILFIHSVDDSACYYNGVINFYDALESENKEVHTLYDMDHILTMEPGNEEVLKKVINWINNLDNLKKNKKIVL; from the coding sequence ATGGTTGCAAATGATTTATGGGAAGAACCGAATGAACCAGTAACTAGGGTTGATGGTACTCCAAGATTAgattcattttttaataagGATGGATTATTATTAAGAACATATTCATGGACAGTTAAGAAAGCTGTGGGTATTATTGTGTTATTACATGGTCTGAATGCTCATGTGAGATTAcaatttttaaaacaaaatgtAGAAGTGGTAAGTAATGATGAagtaatattaaaagatatagataattattatgtatataaagATAGTTGGATAGAgaaattaaatgataatgGTTTCTCAGTTTATGGTATAGATTTACAAGGTCATGGGAAATCTGATGGATGGAATAATTTAAGAgcaaatataaatttttttgatgatttaatatatgatgTTATGCAATATATTGAGAAAATTAATGAAGATATATCAttagaatataaaaatgaatcAAATATGAATGTATCAAATATAGACTCATCAAATACAGATTCgtcatataataatattaataatgatgataatgagAAACCAccaatatatttaatggGGTTATCATTAGGGGGTAATATTGCTTTAAGAACCTTAGAAATATTAGGAAAAACATATgattatgaaaaatataatataaaaggaTGTATATCCTTAGCAGGGATGATTTCTATTGAGGAATTACAATCTAattgttcatataaataCAGATATTTTCTTGTACCCTTTTCGAAATTAATATCCTCTTGTTTTCCTTCATTTAGATTACCacaaaattttaattttcaGAAATTTCCTTATGTAAATGATCTTATTAATTATGATACTTATAGACATGATAAATGGATAACAATTAAATTTGGACGACAAATTTTACGttctataaaaaatttaaataatgacATGAAATATATACCAAAAGATATTCCTATACTCTTTATACATTCGGTAGATGATAGTGcttgttattataatggTGTGATTAATTTCTATGATGCTTTAGAATcagaaaataaagaagTTCATACTTTATATGATATGGACCATATTTTGACTATGGAACCTGGGAATGAAGAAGTATTGAAAAAAGTAATTAATTGGATAAATAATTTAGAtaatttaaagaaaaataagaaaattGTACTTtga
- a CDS encoding exported protein (PHISTc) — MAVSTYNNTKRSALRCVLKRHSLLSVVAIICMLSLNLSIFEYNNNNYGFHCAKRNFKSLAETDLNGSTNLRYFLTVDEVKNEEDSSSEQLNKFDFKKYTAEEINEMVDKSDEFINRTDMHIIFSFVHDAEMEKFKKVEENVFKFIESIAETYKIPDEYKEKKFRRAHLDMQGYLIEKEKFLLQYSYLALNGKMCERKVFKEVLEYVKDEWAEFRKLMFELWKEKLASEFREYGEMLNQKRKIKQHELDRRAQREKMLEEHSRGIFAKGYLGDVESETVKKETEHHENEYEENVEKPKEQKIEVEEITEEEVKVDEPKDEITVEEVHFDEPKLQQQKVEPPKLKQQKVEPPKVQQQKVEPPKVQQQKVEPPKVQQQKLQNGKGQKQASPKAKGNDQQKSKKKKFF, encoded by the exons atgGCTGTTagtacatataataatacaaaaagGAGTGCTCTAAGATGTGTCCTTAAAAGACATAGCCTTCTATCTGTTGTTGCTATCATTTGTATGTTATCATTg aatttatcaatatttgaatataataataataattatggATTCCATTGCGCCAAAAGAAATTTTAAAAGTTTAGCTGAAACAGATTTAAACGGAAGTACCAATTTAAGATATTTTTTGACAGTTGATGAAGTTAAGAATGAAGAGGATTCATCAAGTGAGCAATTAAATAAGTTTgatttcaaaaaatatactgctgaagaaataaatgaaatgGTTGACAAATCTGatgaatttataaatagaactgatatgcatataatatttaGTTTTGTACACGATGCTGAGATGgaaaaatttaaaaaagtagaagaaaatgtatttaaatttattgAAAGTATAGCagaaacatataaaataccTGATGAATATAAAGAGAAAAAATTCAGACGTGCACACCTTGATATGCAAGGATATTTaatagaaaaagaaaagttCCTTTTACAATATTCTTATCTTGCTTTAAATGGTAAAATGTGTGAACGTAAAGTTTTTAAAGAAGTTTTAGAATATGTAAAAGATGAATGGGCTGAGTTTAGAAAATTAATGTTTGAATTATGGAAGGAAAAATTAGCTTCTGAATTCAGAGAATATGGTGAAATGTTAAAtcaaaaaagaaaaattaaacaaCATGAACTTGATAGAAGAGCACAAAGAGAAAAAATGTTAGAAGAACATAGTAGAGGAATATTTGCAAAAGGATATTTAGGAGATGTAGAATCAGAAACTGTAAAGAAGGAAACGGAACACCATGAAAATgaatatgaagaaaatgtCGAAAAACCAAAAGAGCAAAAAATTGAAGTTGAAGAAATTACTGAAGAAGAAGTTAAAGTTGATGAACCAAAAGACGAAATCACAGTAGAAGAAGTTCATTTTGATGAACCAAAATTACAACAACAAAAAGTCGAACCACcaaaattaaaacaacAAAAAGTTGAACCACCAAAAGTACAACAACAAAAAGTTGAACCACCAAAAGTACAACAACAAAAAGTTGAACCACCAAAAGTACAACAACAAAAGCTTCAAAATGGAAAAGGACAGAAACAAGCATCTCCAAAAGCAAAGGGAAATGATCAACAgaaatcaaaaaaaaagaaatttttttaa
- a CDS encoding exported protein (PHISTb), protein MRFYNKFNVNPTKGLLDSNNVQSKYCTIYSFDDEENNMKRKNQFSSFGNLCLKLSILAVIIIVNVCCSFESNGISNVNLIKNEYSRILSETEKSEKLTGENKNGNDGETEVSTFDGSDGMGHNYDNNIWSAFNEVFGKRELPPKKPKKPHPLKNKWESLDCQSKYDGSSVCNLISAIKSTFGGVDEHLFQTCPDIFDNLLKRSTWDLLELDFYETELSSYLTVPHDLTLNEKILTLNSVFNNVEDLSNLWSDIMKHEEQKFNFLRYRLYNYYYGLKNRSRVSREYSEKIWNECEKTLKSLHENHERSIFDLFHKWINGRTHELSEFKVLVVAGRYSWRSLLKTGERECKKFMDKHYNGKIVLRV, encoded by the exons atgaggttttataataaatttaatgTTAATCCAACTAAAGGATTATTAGATTCTAATAATGTACAATCAAAATATTGTACAATATATTCTTTtgatgatgaagaaaataatatgaaaagaaaaaatcAGTTTTCATCCTTTGGTAACTTATGTTTAAAGTTATCTATCCTTGCAGTTATTATAATAGTG AACGTCTGTTGTAGTTTTGAATCAAATGGAATATCAAACGttaatttaataaagaaCGAATATTCCAGAATATTAAGTGAAACCGAGAAATCAGAAAAATTGACAGGGGAGaataaaaatggaaatGATGGTGAAACAGAAGTAAGCACATTTGATGGTTCTGATGGTATGGGTcataattatgataataatatatggTCTGCATTTAATGAAGTATTTGGTAAAAGAGAACTCCCCCCAAAAAAACCCAAAAAACCTCAtcctttaaaaaataaatggGAATCATTGGATTGTCAATCAAAATATGATGGTTCAAGTGTATGTAATCTCATTTCAGCTATAAAATCAACATTTGGAGGTGTAGATGAACATTTATTTCAAACTTGTCCAGATATTTTCgataatttattaaaacGTTCTACATGGGATCTTTTGGAATTAGATTTCTATGAAACTGAACTTTCTAGTTATTTAACTGTACCACATGACCTTACATTAAATGAGAAAATTTTGACATTGAACAGTGTATTCAATAACGTGGAAGATTTATCCAATTTGTGGTCAGATATCATGAAACATGAAGAacaaaaatttaattttctAAGATATCGTTTATATAACTACTATTATGGCCTTAAAAATAGAAGTAGAGTAAGTCGTGAATATTCagaaaaaatatggaaCGAATGTGAAAAAACACTTAAGAGTTTACATGAAAATCATGAAAGATCAATCTTTGATTTATTCCATAAATGGATTAATGGACGTACACATGAACTTTCAGAATTTAAAGTTCTTGTAGTTGCAGGTAGATATTCATGGAGAAGTTTACTTAAAACTGGTGAACGTGaatgtaaaaaatttatGGATAAACATTATAACGGTAAAATAGTTTTAAGAGTTTAA